A single window of Neurospora crassa OR74A linkage group VII, whole genome shotgun sequence DNA harbors:
- a CDS encoding arylesterase/monooxygenase — MADNKFDPEYFQAVQPLLAAKASLPPPAPLTDVDSLRTNYNDFALVLANIPDSPDITETTYQIPSKDGTLITLYRFTPAAAAATPGPRAAVLHHHGGGFVNNNVDQFRKDIKRYAHASGLTFYAADYRLAPEHPFPTPFDDCYAALEWLHANAASEQIDPTRIALFGVSAGAGLATGVALKARDDKITPPVKKLVLAYPMLDDRTYWPEDHPLSPYLMWNGAANRIAWGAYAGADGVKEISPYAAPARAKDLSGLPPTFIDCGELDLFRDEDVEFSARLLKAGVSVELHVYPGVPHGFEMVAVNVRVSKIAVENRVRALENL, encoded by the coding sequence ATGGCCGACAACAAGTTCGATCCTGAATACTTCCAGGCCGTCCAGCCTCTGTTGGCGGCCAAAGCATCCCTCCCGCCTCCCGCTCCCCTCACCGACGTCGACTCCCTCCGCACCAACTATAACGACTTCGCGCTCGTCCTCGCCAACATTCCCGACTCCCCCGACATCACCGAGACCACCTACCAAATCCCTTCGAAGGACGGCACTCTGATCACCCTCTACCGTTTCaccccggcggcggcggcggcaaccccTGGCCCTCGTGCTGCAGtgctccaccaccacggcggcggcttcgtCAATAACAATGTCGACCAGTTCCGCAAAGACATCAAGCGCTATGCGCACGCCAGCGGCCTCACCTTCTACGCCGCCGATTACCGTCTCGCCCCTGAGCACCCTTTCCCCACCCCCTTTGATGACTGCTACGCTGCCCTGGAATGGCTCCATGCCAATGCCGCTTCGGAGCAGATTGATCCGACGCGCATTGCCCTTTTCGGCGTGAGCGCCGGCGCCGGGCTGGCTACGGGCGTTGCCCTCAAGGCGCGTGACGACAAGATCACACCACCCGTCAAGAAACTGGTGCTGGCGTACCCCATGTTGGATGATAGGACGTATTGGCCCGAGGACCATCCGTTGAGCCCGTACCTGATGTGGAACGGCGCCGCTAACAGGATCGCGTGGGGGGCCTATGCGGGTGCGGATGGCGTGAAGGAGATCTCGCCATATGCTGCGCCGGCAAGGGCGAAGGACTTGTCAGGACTGCCACCAACCTTTATCGACTGCGGCGAGCTGGACTTGTTCAGGGACGAAGACGTGGAGTTTAGTGCAAGACTGCTCAAGGCTGGTGTCAGTGTAGAGCTGCACGTGTACCCTGGAGTTCCGCACGGATTTGAGATGGTGGCAGTGAATGTCAGGGTGTCGAAAATTGCGGTTGAGAACAGAGTCCGGGCGTTGGAAAACCTATGA
- a CDS encoding NmrA family protein: MALRTILVTGATGQQGGAVVRALLNHRSFDSSSLKVLALTRNASSPSAQRLVDSSKGIVQLIQGDSTNPKPIFDAQPKGSIDSLFVVTTMGKHPEEQQAIPLIDTAVEHGVKQVIFSSVDRGGDIKSWDNPCPEIPHFVAKHNIELHIRNKAEKDPSQFSWTILRPVAFMDNFNPGIFCKLFSAMWRSALKPTTKLQLTGVRDIGRFAAEAFYNSTEYDGKAVGIAGDELTLDEAREKFKKVTGKELPETFTFLGTLMLWMVKEMGAMFAFFENQGYGVDIEATKKIVPTEDFETWLKESSKWR; the protein is encoded by the coding sequence ATGGCTCTCAGAACCATCCTCGTCACCGGCGCGACCGGCCAACAGGGCGGCGCCGTAGTCCGCGCCCTCCTCAACCACCGCAGCTtcgactcctcctccctcaagGTCCTCGCCCTTACCCGCAACGCCTCAAGTCCCTCGGCCCAGCGCCTGGTCGACTCCAGCAAGGGCATCGTCCAGCTGATCCAGGGCGATTCGACCAACCCCAAGCCCATCTTCGACGCCCAGCCCAAGGGCTCCATCGACTCCCTCTTCGTTGTCACGACGATGGGCAAGCATCCCGAGGAGCAGCAGGCGATCCCGCTCATCGACACGGCCGTCGAGCATGGCGTCAAACAGGTCATATTCTCATCAGTTGACCGCGGCGGCGACATAAAGAGCTGGGACAACCCGTGCCCGGAGATCCCTCACTTCGTGGCCAAGCACAATATCGAGCTGCACATTCGCaacaaggccgagaaggaccCGTCCCAATTCTCTTGGACCATCCTACGCCCCGTCGCCTTCATGGACAACTTCAACCCCGGCATCTTCTGCAAGCTTTTTTCGGCCATGTGGCGCTCCGCTCTTAAGCCCACCACCAAGCTACAACTCACGGGCGTCCGCGATATTGGCCGGTTCGCCGCCGAAGCCTTTTACAACTCGACCGAGTACGATGGAAAGGCCGTGGGCATCGCGGGCGACGAGCTGACTCTGGACGAGGCGCGCGAGAAGTTCAAAAAGGTTACTGGCAAGGAGTTGCCCGAGACGTTCACCTTCCTCGGTACCCTAATGCTCTGGATGGTCAAGGAAATGGGCGCCATGTTTGCCTTTTTTGAGAACCAGGGGTATGGAGTGGATATAGAGGCCACCAAGAAGATTGTCCCGACAGAGGACTTTGAGACGTGGCTGAAGGAGAGCAGCAAGTGGAGGTAG
- a CDS encoding patatin family phospholipase, protein MTDLLVHGPPGIRVSPGGPDGTDCGTQKASPQTLTSALKKRNSKVEKRVTFQPFSKLMRSAGNYVLSWRDGLTESERENKRRIEERMRFLEDVMHNATSADEWETAAKELDHLEGNDAWKLDPSTGDYHPDIIEAKLRDLDHARENGDTREMMYLVRTALSRDLGGMGNIDLYRHSYVGTKKLIEDYVDSAVKTIGALMDQSTQTLPADMETKDLLEGMLFARQSFGRSALLLSGGATFGMSHIGVIKSLFEANLLPRIISGASAGSIVCSVLCTRKDEEVPDLIRTFPYGDLDVFKGPNDGISDSLRRLLTQGSWADITNLTRVMRSMLGDLTFQEAYNRTRRICNICVSTASIYELPRLLNYITAPNVMIWSAVAASCSVPLVFQAAPLLVKDPATGAHVPWNPTPQRWIDGSVDNDLPMTRLAEMFNVNHFIVSQVNPHIVPFLSKDDRLYPRNHPGRLRQQKAAAQENNSEWLYYLTTLAKDEAVHRLHFLTEFGIFPGLLTKLRSILSQRYSGDITILPELELQDLPRILKNPTSEFMMRNCLIGERATWPKLSRIRDRLAIELALDQAVHALRARVVFGKSQVDLSRSSGATFDPAIQPTPCFMRPPTSSGEATPGEHQHHRSRHHHRRSSASSVQILASRHRKMYQSHDDDYLTDDQSEEDERLEMSYRRGAHTRPGSITPHARAPVTHTLTKPRLQRSAKSASHMREGRPWSQGHAHPQHAHGHSHSLHQASHALQQLVQHGSGGDEAPFDFSRPLSPPTSHAGNCSTVGIDEMAGEQNVAHSDADDEIQSDSA, encoded by the exons ATGACCGACCTCCTCGTCCACGGGCCGCCAGGCATCCGTGTCAGCCCCGGCGGCCCCGATGGCACTGATTGTGGCACTCAAAAGGCATCTCCCCAAACCTTGACTTCGGCACTCAAGAAGAGGAATAGCAAGGTCGAGAAGCGCGTCACGTTCCAGCCCTTCTCGAAACTCATGCGCAGCGCCGGCAACTATGTTCTGTCATGGCGCGACGGCCTCACCGAGTCGGAGAGGGAAAACAAGCGGAGGATCGAGGAGAGGATGCGCTTCCTAGAGGACGTCATGCACAAT GCTACGAGTGCAGATGAATGGGAAACGGCTGCCAAGGAACTCGACCACCTCGAGGGCAATGACGCCTGGAAACTCGATCCCTCGACTGGCGACTACCACCCCGATATTATCGAGGCCAAACTACGAGACCTGGATCATGCTCGCGAAAATGGCGACACAAGGGAAATGATGTATCTCGTCCGCACCGCCCTCTCGCGTGACCTTGGGGGAATGGGCAACATTGACTTGTATCGCCATTCGTATGTTGGAACCAAGAAACTGATCGAGGACTACGTTGACTCGGCCGTCAAGACGATCGGCGCCCTGATGGACCAAAGCACCCAAACATTGCCTGCCGACATGGAGACCAAGGACCTGTTGGAGGGCATGTTGTTCGCAAGACAGAGCTTTGGTAGGAGTGCCCTGCTTCTGAGTGGAGGAGCTACTTTTGGCATGTCCCATATTGGAGTCATCAAGTCCCTATTCGAAGCAAATCTTTTGCCTCGCATCATCTCGGGCGCCTCTGCTGGTTCCATTGTGTGCTCGGTCTTGTGCACTAGgaaggacgaggaggttCCCGATTTGATCCGAACCTTTCCTTATGGCGATCTCGACGTCTTCAAGGGGCCCAACGACGGCATTTCCGACAGTCTGCGCAGACTCCTTACCCAAGGGAGTTGGGCCGACATAACGAACCTTACCCGCGTCATGCGATCCATGCTTGGCGACCTAACGTTCCAGGAAGCCTACAACCGGACACGAAGGATATGCAACATTTGCGTCTCGACCGCCTCTATTTACGAGCTCCCCCGGTTGCTCAACTACATCACGGCTCCGAATGTCATGATCTGGTCTGCAGTGGCCGCTTCGTGCTCCGTCCCGCTCGTTTTCCAGGCAGCCCCGTTGCTGGTCAAGGATCCTGCGACCGGCGCCCACGTTCCGTGGAACCCAACACCACAACGCTGGATCGATGGCTCTGTAGACAACGACCTACCCATGACCCGTCTCGCCGAGATGTTCAATGTCAACCACTTTATTGTTTCCCAAGTCAACCCCCACATCGTTCCCTTTCTCTCCAAAGATGACAGGTTATATCCTCGGAACCATCCCGGCCGCCTTCGCCAACAAAAGGCTGCCGCCCAAGAAAACAACAGCGAGTGGCTCTATTACCTTACCACTCTTGCTAAAGACGAGGCTGTTCATCGTCTGCACTTTTTGACCGAGTTTGGCATCTTTCCCGGTCTTCTGACGAAGCTTCGGTCTATCCTCAGCCAGCGATATTCTGGGGACATTACCATTCTGCCAGAACTTGAATTACAAGACCTTCCTCGCATCCTCAAGAACCCAACATCAGAGTTCATGATGCGAAACTGTCTCATAGGAGAACGAGCAACCTGGCCAAAACTGAGCCGGATTCGAGACAGGCTAGCCATCGAGCTAGCCTTGGACCAGGCCGTCCATGCCCTGCGGGCCCGCGTCGTCTTTGGTAAGAGCCAAGTCGACCTTAGTCGCTCTAGTGGTGCCACTTTCGACCCAGCCATCCAGCCCACCCCTTGTTTTATGCGGCCTCCAACCTCTTCTGGGGAAGCCACGCCTGGCGAGCATCAGCACCATCGTAGCCGGCATCATCACCGCAGAAGCTCTGCGAGCAGCGTCCAAATCCTTGCCTCTCGGCACAGAAAGATGTACCAAAGCCATGACGACGACTATCTAACTGATGACCAAtccgaggaggacgagcgTCTGGAGATGAGCTACCGCAGAGGTGCCCACACACGCCCTGGGAGCATAACCCCGCACGCCCGAGCGCCCGTTACTCACACACTTACCAAGCCGCGGTTGCAGAGGTCTGCTAAGAGCGCAAGCCACATGAGGGAAGGGAGACCTTGGTCCCAGGGTCACGCGCATCCTCAACATGCTCATGGTCATAGCCATAGCCTCCATCAGGCATCGCATGCCTTGCAGCAACTCGTTCAGCACGGCTCGGGAGGAGACGAAGCACCCTTTGACTTTTCCAGACCTCTGTCGCCGCCCACGAGTCATGCGGGGAATTGTTCGACTGTGGGGATTGACGAGATGGCCGGGGAACAGAATGTGGCGCACTCGGATGCAGATGATGAGATTCAGAGTGATTCTGCGTAG
- a CDS encoding copper amine oxidase: MGFLTALSPRAIVASVLLLSSLAYDVAARPSPEPKADWVRKGPARKKMSNHIKRAIEGQSHTRRTEEVPCADVLAKPITAPKPNIWGQLTGEEISSVVDWLFAQEQFNLTVTEEAGPWDNTIQLVEAMWPNKTDALAFIDGDAPAPAKYAHVLLNNRATENPFYADILVGPLPLDNTTVSWEPLAFPYNKPSGDGKVRNLDADEDIVYEEWIWKISASIADITLDLWNGTALGLENDTLDIWGIDPLWQDNGRVIRWDGFWALSGDVFDAETLLPLGLYFVSDITGRDPSKWSLEGWLYNGTFYATTEEFREAYWSSCFTKNGPNVPGAWSATDHNGDVPPLDYNHPPTIVAPAGARYGVDHEQKYVEWMDFSFYIGFTRDTGMALYDIRYKGQRILYELGLQEALAHYAGNDPLNSGIAYLDTFYGFGPYAFELVQGYDCPTHATYLNSSFYVSETTHTHINSICLFEFISDFPIQRHTTNRYTSVTKNTYFVVRFVSTVGNYDYSFSYSFFLDGTISVEVRASGYIQSAYFAGNEEYGFRIHDNLSGSMHDHVLNFKADFDILGTNNSVELVTMAPTTVTYPWSKGKARNTMHLERSFVESEDEGRFNWAANQATQVIVVNEDVRNKHGEFRGYRVLPSTGTVHLTVLNSTNLANAGRWAEYDIQITKYKDTEPKAAHPYNSQDVHDPPIDFSKFFDGDSLRKEDLVLWLNLGMHHLPHTGDLPNTVMTTAHAGVHFMPSNYFEGDESRKTVNQVRINYSDGKTSEVQTFGQKTKAEDYNGTCKLVFEPVKADLWGYTGDIVVRKFPYDPNNPWFQTGSIV; this comes from the exons ATGGGTTTCCTCACCGCTCTTAGCCCCCGAGCCATTGTGGCCTCGGTCTTGTTACTGAGCTCCCTCGCCTACGATGTTGCCGCTCGACCCAGCCCCGAACCCAAAGCCGACTGGGTACGAAAAGGCCCTGCTCGCAAGAAGATGTCAAATCACATCAAACGTGCCATTGAGGGCCAGAGCCACACTCGACGGACCGAAGAAGTCCCTTGCGCCGATGTCCTCGCAAAGCCCATCACTGCTCCCAAGCCCAACATCTGGGGACAGCTAACAGGCGAAGAGATTTCATCCGTGGTAGACTGGCTCTTTGCGCAAGAACAGTTCAACCTGACTGTCACCGAGGAGGCTGGGCCTTGGGATAACACGAT CCAACTTGTCGAGGCCATGTGGCCAAACAAGACCGATGCCCTTGCCTTTATTGACGGCGATGCGCCGGCTCCTGCCAAGTACGCCCACGTCCTGTTGAACAACCGCGCAACGGAGAACCCCTTCTATGCCGACATCCTCGTCGGTCCTCTCCCTCTAGACAACACAACTGTATCGTGGGAACCCCTTGCTTTTCCCTACAACAAGCCCAGCGGTGATGGAAAGGTCCGTAACCTCGATGCGGACGAAGACATTGTATACGAAGAATGGATCTGGAAGATTAGCGCCTCTATTGCCGATATCACTCTCGACCTATGGAACGGCACGGCCTTGGGTCTGGAGAATGACACCCTCGACATCTGGGGCATCGACCCCTTGTGGCAGGATAATGGTAGGGTCATTCGTTGGGATGGCTTTTGGGCTCTTTCTGGCGATGTCTTTGATGCCGAGACCCTGCTGCCCCTGGGTCTTTACTTTGTGTCCGACATTACCGGCCGTGACCCTAGCAAGTGGTCGCTCGAAGGATGGCTCTATAACGGCACCTTTTATGCCACCACCGAAGAGTTCCGTGAAGCGTACTGGAGCTCTTGCTTCACGAAGAACGGCCCTAATGTCCCCGGCGCCTGGTCAGCCACTGATCATAACGGAGATGTTCCTCCTCTGGATTATAACCACCCCCCAACGATCGTTGCCCCGGCTGGCGCGAGATATGGCGTCGACCACGAGCAAAAGTACGTTGAGTGGATGGACTTCAGCTTCTACATCGGCTTCACCAGAGATACTGGCATGGCCTTGTACGATATTCGCTACAAGGGTCAAAGGATTCTGTACGAGCTTGGTTTGCAGGAGGCATTGGCTCACTATGCCGGTAATGACCCGTTGAACTCTGGCATTGCCTATCTTGACACCTTTTACGGCTTTGGTCCCTACGCCTTCGAGCTCGTCCAGGGCTACGACTGCCCCACGCACGCCACCTACCTGAACTCCTCCTTCTATGTCTCGGAGACCACCCACACGCACATCAACAGTATCTGCTTGTTTGAGTTTATCTCTGACTTCCCGATCCAGCGCCACACCACCAATCGTTACACATCGGTCACCAAAAACACTTACTTCGTGGTTCGTTTTGTCTCTACCGTTGGCAACTACGATTACTCTTTCAGCTACTCGTTCTTCCTTGACGGCACCATCTCTGTCGAGGTCCGCGCCTCGGGTTACATTCAGTCCGCCTACTTCGCCGGAAACGAAGAGTATGGCTTCAGGATCCATGACAACCTTTCCGGCAGCATGCACGACCACGTGCTTAACTTCAAGGCTGATTTTGACATCCTCGGTACAAACAACTCTGTGGAGCTGGTAACTATGGCGCCCACTACCGTTACATACCCCTGGTCCAAGGGTAAGGCCAGGAATACCATGCACTTGGAGAGGTCGTTTGTCGAAAGCGAGGACGAAGGCCGGTTCAACTGGGCTGCCAACCAAGCCACACAAGTCATCGTTGTCAATGAGGACGTTAGGAACAAGCACGGCGAGTTCCGGGGTTACCGTGTTCTCCCATCTACTGGGACTGTCCACTTGACCGTGCTCAACTCTACCAACCTCGCCAACGCTGGCCGCTGGGCTGAGTACGACATCCAGATTACCAAGTACAAAGACACAGAGCCGAAGGCGGCGCATCCTTATAACAGCCAGGACGTGCACGACCCACCCATTGACTTTTCCAAGTTCTTTGATGGCGACAGCCTCCGGAAAGAGGATCTCGTCCTGTGGCTCAACCTGGGTATGCACCACCTCCCCCACACGGGCGATCTACCCAACACGGTCATGACGACGGCGCACGCTGGCGTGCACTTCATGCCTAGCAACTACTTTGAGGGAGACGAGAGTCGCAAGACGGTCAACCAGGTCCGCATCAATTACTCGGATGGCAAGACCAGCGAGGTCCAGACATTTGGACAAAAGACCAAGGCCGAGGATTACAATGGAACCTGCAAGCTGGTGTTCGAGCCTGTGAAGGCGGATCTGTGGGGTTACACCGGTGATATTGTGGTGAGGAAGTTCCCCTATGATCCTAACAACCCATGGTTTCAAACCGGCTCCATCGTTTGA